A genomic window from Salvelinus sp. IW2-2015 linkage group LG13, ASM291031v2, whole genome shotgun sequence includes:
- the LOC111971322 gene encoding signal peptidase complex subunit 3-like — MNTVXSRANSLFAFSLSVMAALTFGCFITTAFKDRRVPVDIHVSRVMLKNVDDFTGPRERSDLGFITFDLSADIKPIFDWNVKQLFLYLSAEYATKSNALNQVVLWDKIVLRGESTKLNLRDMKSKYFFFDDGNGLRANKNITLTLSWNVVPNAGILPLVMGSGHMSVPFPESYETTKST, encoded by the exons ATGAATACAGTGRTGTCGAGGGCAAATTCCCTCTTCGCCTTCTCGCTCAGCGTGATGGCAGCTTTGACGTTTGGCTGTTTTATCACGACAGCGTTCAAAGACAGGAGGGTACCGGTGGATATCCACGTCTCGAGAGTAATGCT GAAAAACGTGGATGACTTCACAGGACCCAGGGAAAGAAGTGACCTGGGGTTCATCACCTTTGACCTCTCTGCTGACATAAAGCCCATATTTGACTGGAACGTCAAGCAGCTCTTCCTCTACTTGTCTGCCGAGTATGCCACCAAGAGCAAC GCCCTGAACCAGGTGGTTCTGTGGGATAAGATCGTGCTAAGGGGAGAGAGCACCAAGCTCAACCTCCGAGACATGAAGTCCAAGTACTTCTTCTTCGATGACGGAAACGGRCTTCG GGCGAACAAAAACATCACCCTGACTCTGTCCTGGAACGTGGTGCCCAACGCTGGGATCCTGCCCCTGGTCATGGGCTCTGGCCACATGTCTGTCCCCTTCCCCGAATCATACGAGACCACCAAGAGTACATAA